From a region of the Anaeromyxobacter sp. genome:
- a CDS encoding sigma-70 family RNA polymerase sigma factor — protein sequence MRRKRRAGRGVYLAFVPPTQSAQPEEAEDAVLVARSLAGDGAAHRSLYDRYRPAAWRVARSFADFDADDVEDVIQEAFVRAFRSLKTLNDFSRFGPWLLTIARNRALSRLARHRAGADLAEELSWEAAVASSEEVGLPDPEAGAEVEVVRRLIADLPEGPEKQTVHLFYVEGRLSAREIAEQLGVGKSAITMRLERFRAKVKRRLLAEVAGLRGDRS from the coding sequence ATGCGCCGGAAGCGAAGGGCTGGCCGCGGCGTGTACCTTGCCTTCGTGCCACCCACGCAGTCAGCTCAGCCGGAGGAAGCCGAGGACGCGGTGCTGGTCGCCCGATCCCTCGCCGGCGACGGCGCGGCCCACCGCTCGCTCTACGACCGCTACCGCCCAGCGGCGTGGCGCGTGGCCCGATCCTTCGCCGACTTCGACGCCGACGACGTGGAGGATGTGATCCAGGAGGCCTTCGTCCGGGCCTTCCGCAGCCTAAAAACACTAAATGATTTCAGCCGGTTCGGGCCATGGCTGCTCACCATCGCCCGCAACCGGGCCCTCTCGCGCCTGGCCAGGCACCGCGCCGGCGCCGACCTGGCCGAGGAGCTCTCCTGGGAGGCGGCGGTGGCCTCCTCCGAGGAGGTGGGCCTCCCCGACCCGGAGGCCGGAGCCGAGGTCGAGGTGGTGCGGCGGCTCATCGCCGACCTGCCGGAGGGGCCGGAGAAGCAGACGGTTCACCTCTTCTACGTGGAGGGGCGGCTCTCGGCGCGCGAGATCGCAGAACAGCTCGGGGTCGGAAAGAGCGCCATCACCATGAGGTTGGAGCGGTTCCGGGCCAAGGTGAAGCGGCGACTGCTCGCGGAGGTGGCCGGTCTGCGCGGCGATAGGTCATAG
- a CDS encoding NAD(P)/FAD-dependent oxidoreductase, translated as MGKTALVLGGGFGGLEAAIQLRKRGFEVTLVSDRPALFIYPTSIWIATGERTVEDTSLDLGRVAAHHGFRLVVGPVEQIDGRGRAAVVGGQRLEADHLVVATGAGKLKPKGVEHTQTICGSPDASPRLKVALDALVAKGAGRIAMGFGGNPKDTSAVRGGPAFELMFNVETWLRRLGLRDRFELTFFAPMASPGARMGPKAVAAIQGMFGKLGVGMRFGKKIAGFEPGAVVFEDASRLEADLVVFIAAGDGHEVVKASDLPRSEAGFVTIDGGCAVPGFPGVWAVGDVAALEGPEWRAKQGHVAEAMARTAAENAAAVEAGRPPSATYAAHVGILCLMDMGNGAAWVQRDDQRARMIPLPWIGHWLKKGWGAYYRRSKLGQVPRLPGM; from the coding sequence ATGGGCAAGACGGCGCTGGTGCTGGGTGGTGGGTTCGGCGGGCTGGAGGCGGCCATCCAGCTCCGCAAGCGCGGCTTCGAGGTGACCCTGGTCTCCGACCGGCCCGCCCTCTTCATCTACCCGACCTCCATCTGGATCGCGACCGGCGAGCGCACCGTGGAGGACACCAGCCTCGACCTGGGCCGGGTGGCGGCCCACCACGGCTTCCGGCTGGTGGTCGGGCCGGTGGAGCAGATCGACGGGCGCGGCCGCGCCGCGGTGGTGGGGGGCCAGCGGCTGGAGGCCGACCACCTGGTGGTGGCCACCGGGGCCGGCAAGCTGAAGCCCAAGGGGGTGGAGCACACCCAGACCATCTGCGGCTCCCCCGACGCGTCGCCCCGGCTCAAGGTGGCCCTCGACGCGCTGGTGGCCAAGGGGGCAGGGCGCATCGCCATGGGCTTCGGCGGCAACCCCAAGGACACCTCGGCGGTCCGCGGCGGTCCGGCCTTCGAGCTGATGTTCAACGTGGAGACCTGGCTGCGGCGGCTCGGGCTGCGCGACCGGTTCGAGCTCACCTTCTTCGCCCCCATGGCCAGCCCGGGCGCCCGCATGGGCCCCAAGGCGGTGGCGGCCATCCAGGGGATGTTCGGGAAGCTGGGCGTGGGCATGCGCTTCGGGAAGAAGATCGCCGGCTTCGAGCCCGGGGCGGTGGTCTTCGAGGACGCCTCCCGGCTGGAGGCCGACCTGGTGGTGTTCATCGCGGCCGGCGACGGCCACGAGGTGGTGAAGGCCAGCGACCTGCCGCGCAGCGAGGCCGGCTTCGTCACCATCGACGGCGGCTGCGCCGTGCCCGGGTTCCCGGGCGTCTGGGCGGTGGGCGACGTGGCGGCGCTGGAGGGGCCGGAGTGGCGCGCCAAGCAAGGGCACGTGGCCGAGGCCATGGCCCGCACCGCCGCCGAGAACGCGGCCGCCGTGGAGGCCGGGCGCCCGCCCTCCGCCACCTACGCGGCCCACGTCGGCATCCTCTGCCTCATGGACATGGGCAACGGCGCGGCCTGGGTGCAGCGCGACGACCAGCGGGCCCGCATGATCCCGCTGCCCTGGATCGGCCACTGGCTCAAGAAGGGGTGGGGGGCCTACTACCGCCGCTCCAAGCTCGGCCAGGTGCCGCGGCTGCCGGGGATGTGA
- a CDS encoding nicotinate-nicotinamide nucleotide adenylyltransferase, giving the protein MPDRPEIALLGGSFNPPHVGHVMAAWWALATQGVREVWLLPAWRHPFGKPLAPFEDRLEMCRLAVVAIRGAHVCAAEADLADDPLCGKTARTLEHLTQRHPDRRFVLVVGADILPDTPRWYRWDLVQSLARVVVVGRQGYPGGAEPALPAVSSSEVRRRLAAGQDVSRLVPRQVAGYAQARGLYLPSA; this is encoded by the coding sequence ATGCCCGACCGCCCCGAGATCGCGCTGCTCGGCGGGTCCTTCAACCCGCCGCACGTGGGCCACGTCATGGCCGCCTGGTGGGCGCTGGCCACCCAGGGCGTGCGCGAGGTCTGGCTGCTGCCCGCCTGGCGCCACCCGTTCGGCAAGCCGCTGGCGCCCTTCGAGGACCGGCTGGAGATGTGCCGCCTGGCGGTGGTCGCCATCCGCGGCGCCCACGTCTGCGCCGCCGAGGCCGACCTGGCCGACGACCCGCTCTGCGGCAAGACCGCCCGCACGCTGGAGCACCTGACGCAGCGCCACCCCGACCGGCGCTTCGTCCTGGTGGTGGGGGCCGACATCCTGCCCGACACGCCCAGGTGGTACCGCTGGGACCTGGTGCAGTCGCTGGCGCGGGTGGTGGTGGTGGGGAGGCAGGGGTACCCCGGGGGCGCCGAGCCGGCGCTGCCGGCGGTCTCGTCGTCGGAGGTGCGTCGGCGGCTGGCGGCCGGCCAGGACGTCTCGAGGCTGGTGCCGCGCCAGGTCGCCGGGTACGCCCAGGCTCGAGGGCTCTACCTGCCGAGCGCGTGA
- a CDS encoding tetratricopeptide repeat protein, protein MSEIEDAERRGALAGERARWTAAAAAAGQGSAKARFLALYAMPHNDETWSEYRALAAALPTSALGEIGMARIYVEWNVLDQVEPALGRALAAEPGNWLADLVRAQADERRERWDEAAAGYRRVVAVDPGNVAAHVGLARLARRAADPAAARAEAELALAALPQHAPALDVLSGLAADGGDPGAAVAIAYQVVAASPRDRAARVTLARLLKAKGDAAASRDQWKAALAIREDAEGLVALAEVSRLAGDRASEEKALDRLAQLDPGSAEWKRIAEIRTAAGDLDGAEKALRRSLARDPKDAPTNLALGRVVLQAGKPQEALELLRAAGADGAADRAALERRLNVERTTRPDVAAIQKAVGALIDRTYRARLKELPRLSGHLTVRATVDGAGGATLVEVLEDSVHDDDVRACAYWNLKDAAYPTDRPGRYSFSFSLRPGR, encoded by the coding sequence ATGTCGGAGATCGAGGACGCCGAGCGCCGCGGGGCCCTGGCGGGCGAGCGGGCCCGCTGGACCGCCGCCGCGGCCGCGGCCGGCCAGGGCAGCGCCAAGGCCCGGTTCCTGGCGCTCTACGCCATGCCGCACAACGACGAGACCTGGAGCGAGTACCGCGCCCTGGCGGCGGCGCTGCCGACCTCGGCGCTCGGCGAGATCGGCATGGCGCGCATCTACGTCGAGTGGAACGTGCTCGACCAGGTGGAGCCGGCGCTGGGCCGCGCCCTGGCCGCGGAGCCGGGCAACTGGCTCGCCGACCTGGTGCGGGCCCAGGCGGACGAGCGCCGCGAGCGCTGGGACGAGGCGGCCGCCGGGTACCGGCGCGTGGTCGCGGTGGACCCCGGCAACGTGGCGGCCCACGTCGGGCTGGCGCGGCTGGCCCGCCGCGCCGCCGACCCCGCCGCCGCCCGCGCCGAGGCCGAGCTGGCGCTGGCGGCGCTGCCCCAGCACGCCCCGGCGCTCGACGTGCTGTCCGGCCTGGCCGCCGACGGGGGCGACCCGGGCGCCGCGGTGGCCATCGCCTACCAGGTGGTGGCGGCCAGCCCGCGCGACCGGGCGGCGCGGGTGACGCTGGCCCGGCTGCTCAAGGCCAAGGGCGACGCGGCCGCGTCGCGCGACCAGTGGAAGGCGGCGCTGGCCATCCGCGAGGACGCCGAGGGGCTGGTGGCGCTGGCCGAGGTGTCCCGCCTGGCCGGGGACCGGGCCAGCGAGGAGAAGGCGCTGGATCGCCTGGCGCAGCTCGATCCGGGCAGCGCCGAGTGGAAGCGCATCGCCGAGATCCGGACCGCGGCCGGCGACCTGGACGGCGCGGAGAAGGCGCTGCGCCGGTCGCTGGCGCGCGACCCGAAGGACGCCCCCACCAACCTGGCCCTGGGCCGGGTGGTGCTGCAGGCCGGCAAGCCGCAGGAGGCGCTGGAGCTGCTGCGCGCGGCGGGCGCCGACGGCGCCGCGGACCGCGCCGCGCTGGAGCGGCGCCTCAACGTGGAGCGGACCACCCGGCCCGACGTCGCCGCCATCCAGAAGGCCGTGGGGGCGCTCATCGACCGCACCTACCGGGCGCGGCTCAAGGAGCTGCCGCGGCTCTCGGGGCACCTCACCGTGCGGGCCACGGTGGACGGCGCCGGCGGGGCCACGCTGGTGGAGGTGCTGGAGGACTCGGTCCACGACGACGACGTGCGCGCCTGCGCCTACTGGAACCTCAAGGATGCCGCCTACCCCACCGACCGGCCGGGCCGGTACTCGTTCAGCTTCTCGCTCCGCCCGGGGCGCTGA
- a CDS encoding caspase family protein: protein MRIPARRRRVVAGGLAAAVVLACAGCAAAPPRPGAGTEKGGLVPAAVSPERLAEALRPRRLALLVGVMAFRDAAWRPLRYPEADAAALAEVLRDPARGGFDDVEVLPGGADLAEVRAALGRLGQRSRDERDTVLVYLSSHGTLARDARGQLRRYLVLADTRMADVPGTGLALDDLRADFDRLRSRKKVLVLAACHSGGGKSLLPAEVQRELGGIKAGFFVRPIEEVSRASVVLAASDWGETAREDERLGHDIYTHFLVEALRLGADRNGDGAVTASEAHDYARRMTYEFTGGRQRPTAETSEVGVDPIVLVGQPSRPGRPELYSYAPALDGFEVRVDGRSLAELPGGVALETGRHRVQVQKGGGPAVFDDQLSLGPGDRLDVADLLWRAEGRWEAGPRLAALSFLGSSSRNLLVGPAAGVGVGAALRGWPSPDLSLRLDAVTAFGRGTLRQGAAAARYDFSLLSAGASLAYRAAPAWLGGAALHVGPRLSGLSIERRFDLALAGAPQRSLTFTPGVLLAAEAPLWRGASASAELHLDWAVVKVDGQDRSTAFGELLLGLAWRFR from the coding sequence GTGCGGATCCCGGCCCGGCGGCGCAGGGTGGTGGCGGGCGGCCTGGCGGCCGCGGTGGTCCTCGCTTGCGCCGGGTGCGCCGCCGCCCCGCCGCGGCCCGGGGCGGGGACCGAGAAGGGGGGGCTGGTGCCCGCCGCCGTGTCACCCGAGCGGCTGGCCGAGGCGCTGCGTCCCAGGCGCCTGGCGCTGCTGGTCGGCGTGATGGCCTTCCGGGACGCCGCCTGGCGGCCGCTGCGCTACCCGGAGGCCGACGCCGCCGCCCTGGCCGAGGTGCTGCGCGACCCGGCGCGCGGCGGGTTCGACGACGTGGAGGTGCTGCCCGGCGGCGCCGATCTGGCCGAGGTGCGCGCCGCCCTCGGGCGGCTCGGCCAGCGGAGCCGCGACGAGCGGGACACGGTGCTGGTCTACCTCTCCTCCCATGGCACGCTGGCGCGAGACGCCCGCGGGCAGCTGCGCCGCTACCTGGTGCTGGCCGACACCCGGATGGCGGACGTGCCCGGCACGGGGCTGGCGCTCGACGACCTGAGGGCCGACTTCGACCGGCTCCGCTCGCGCAAGAAGGTGCTGGTGCTGGCCGCCTGCCACTCCGGCGGTGGCAAGTCGCTGCTGCCGGCCGAGGTCCAGCGGGAGCTGGGCGGCATCAAGGCCGGCTTCTTCGTGCGCCCCATCGAGGAGGTCAGCCGCGCCAGCGTGGTGCTGGCGGCCAGCGACTGGGGCGAGACCGCCCGCGAGGACGAGCGGCTGGGCCACGACATCTACACCCACTTCCTGGTGGAGGCCCTGCGGCTGGGCGCCGACCGGAACGGGGACGGGGCGGTCACGGCCTCGGAGGCCCACGACTACGCCCGCCGCATGACCTACGAGTTCACCGGGGGGCGGCAGCGTCCCACCGCCGAGACCAGCGAGGTGGGCGTCGACCCCATCGTGCTGGTGGGGCAGCCGAGCCGCCCCGGGCGCCCCGAGCTCTACAGCTACGCGCCGGCGCTGGACGGCTTCGAGGTCCGGGTGGACGGCCGGTCGCTGGCCGAGCTGCCCGGCGGCGTGGCGCTCGAGACCGGCCGCCACCGGGTGCAGGTGCAGAAGGGGGGCGGTCCGGCGGTCTTCGACGACCAGCTCTCGCTGGGGCCGGGGGACCGGCTCGACGTGGCCGACCTGCTCTGGCGCGCCGAGGGGCGCTGGGAGGCAGGGCCGCGGCTGGCGGCGCTCTCCTTCCTGGGCTCGAGCAGCCGGAACCTGCTGGTGGGGCCGGCCGCGGGGGTCGGGGTGGGCGCCGCCCTGCGCGGCTGGCCGTCGCCAGACCTCTCCCTGCGCCTCGACGCGGTGACCGCCTTCGGGCGCGGCACGCTCCGGCAGGGCGCGGCGGCGGCGCGCTACGACTTCAGCCTCCTGAGCGCCGGGGCCTCGCTGGCCTACCGCGCCGCGCCGGCCTGGCTGGGTGGCGCCGCGCTGCACGTCGGGCCCCGCCTCTCCGGGCTCTCCATCGAGCGCCGCTTCGACCTGGCGCTGGCCGGGGCGCCGCAGCGCTCCCTCACCTTCACGCCGGGCGTGCTGCTGGCCGCCGAGGCGCCGCTCTGGCGGGGCGCCAGCGCCAGCGCCGAGCTGCACCTCGACTGGGCGGTGGTGAAGGTGGACGGCCAGGACCGCTCCACCGCCTTCGGCGAGCTCCTGCTCGGCCTCGCCTGGCGGTTCCGCTAG
- a CDS encoding DUF1343 domain-containing protein, which translates to MPPTPPTGRAGTRSASRSARGAERRPASGLEVLLEARGGPLRRRRVGLICNPTAVDGRLRHAADLLHALPGVRLAALFGPEHGVRGDAQYMAAVDGERDPATGLPVHSLYGATAASLAPSPAQLAGLDVLCFDIQDVGSRYYTYQATMLLCMEAAARAGLGFVVLDRPNPIGGLLVEGPALRPGFESFCGLHDLAPRHGLTVGELALLFRAERRLDLDLTVVECRGWRRGLLARQAGLPWVFPSPNMPTPETALVYPGLCLLEGTNLSEGRGTTRPFELLGAPWLDGRRLAADLAAERLPGVAFRPVSFVPTWDKHAGVRCHGVELSVTDPAAFRPFRAGVACVLHARAQDPRAFRWRTEPYEFVADVPAFDLLCGSARERLGLEAGATLGDLARAWAPEERGFARRRAPHLRYAP; encoded by the coding sequence ATGCCGCCTACCCCACCGACCGGCCGGGCCGGTACTCGTTCAGCTTCTCGCTCCGCCCGGGGCGCTGAGCGGCGCCCGGCCAGCGGCCTCGAGGTCCTGCTCGAGGCGCGCGGCGGGCCGCTGCGGCGCCGCCGCGTCGGGCTGATCTGCAACCCCACCGCCGTGGACGGGCGGCTGCGCCACGCCGCCGACCTGCTCCACGCCCTGCCCGGGGTGAGGCTGGCCGCCCTGTTCGGCCCGGAGCACGGGGTCCGCGGCGACGCCCAGTACATGGCCGCGGTGGACGGCGAGCGCGACCCGGCCACCGGCCTCCCGGTGCACTCGCTCTACGGCGCCACGGCGGCCTCGCTGGCCCCGTCGCCCGCCCAGCTGGCCGGGCTGGACGTCCTGTGCTTCGACATCCAGGACGTCGGCAGCCGCTACTACACCTACCAGGCCACCATGCTGCTCTGCATGGAGGCGGCGGCCCGGGCCGGCCTCGGCTTCGTGGTGCTCGACCGCCCGAACCCCATCGGCGGCCTGCTGGTGGAGGGGCCGGCCCTGCGGCCCGGCTTCGAGAGCTTCTGCGGGCTGCACGACCTGGCGCCGCGCCACGGGCTCACGGTGGGGGAGCTGGCGCTGCTCTTCCGGGCCGAGCGCCGGCTCGACCTCGACCTCACGGTGGTGGAGTGCCGCGGCTGGCGGCGCGGGCTCCTGGCGCGGCAGGCCGGGCTGCCCTGGGTCTTCCCGTCGCCCAACATGCCCACCCCGGAGACGGCGCTGGTCTACCCGGGCCTGTGCCTGCTGGAGGGGACCAACCTCTCGGAGGGGCGGGGGACGACGCGCCCCTTCGAGCTCCTGGGCGCCCCCTGGCTCGACGGGCGCCGGCTGGCCGCCGACCTCGCGGCCGAGCGGCTGCCCGGGGTGGCCTTCCGGCCGGTCAGCTTCGTGCCGACCTGGGACAAGCACGCCGGCGTGCGCTGCCACGGCGTGGAGCTGTCGGTGACCGACCCCGCGGCCTTCCGCCCCTTCCGCGCCGGCGTGGCCTGCGTGCTGCACGCCCGGGCCCAGGATCCGCGGGCCTTCCGGTGGCGCACCGAGCCCTACGAGTTCGTGGCCGACGTGCCGGCCTTCGACCTGCTGTGCGGGTCGGCGCGGGAGCGGCTCGGCCTGGAGGCGGGGGCGACGCTCGGCGACCTGGCCCGCGCCTGGGCCCCCGAGGAGCGGGGCTTCGCCCGGCGCCGGGCCCCGCACCTGCGCTACGCTCCCTGA